The following are encoded together in the Halomonas halophila genome:
- the rluB gene encoding 23S rRNA pseudouridine(2605) synthase RluB yields the protein MSTTTEKLQKVLARAGMGSRREMEAAIADGRVKVNGQVATLGDRIEPRDKVALDDRPVTLRAAEEVPRRVIMYNKPEGELCTRKDPEGRRTVFDRLPRLKGERWIAIGRLDINTSGLLLFTTDGELANRLMHPSTQIEREYAVRVMGDVQQSHVTAMVEGVMLDDGPARFTDVQEFGGEGINTWFHVVIMEGRNREVRRLWESQGLTVSRLKRVRYGNIFLDKRAKASEWVELSQEEIDDLAGMAGLPARKVPELTPDEKNRWSRDKNKRRPVQAMRKPKSRR from the coding sequence ATGAGCACCACCACCGAGAAACTGCAGAAGGTCCTGGCCCGGGCCGGCATGGGCTCGCGCCGCGAGATGGAAGCGGCCATCGCCGACGGCCGGGTCAAGGTCAACGGCCAGGTGGCGACCCTGGGCGACCGCATCGAGCCCCGCGACAAGGTCGCCCTCGACGACCGCCCGGTGACGCTGCGCGCCGCCGAGGAGGTGCCGCGGCGCGTGATCATGTACAACAAGCCGGAAGGCGAGCTGTGCACCCGCAAGGATCCGGAAGGGCGGCGCACCGTGTTCGATCGCCTGCCGCGCCTCAAGGGCGAGCGCTGGATCGCCATCGGCCGCCTCGACATCAACACCAGCGGCCTGCTGCTGTTCACCACCGACGGCGAGCTGGCCAACCGGCTGATGCACCCCTCGACCCAGATCGAGCGTGAGTACGCCGTGCGGGTGATGGGCGACGTCCAGCAGTCCCACGTCACGGCGATGGTCGAGGGCGTGATGCTCGACGACGGTCCGGCGCGTTTCACCGACGTGCAGGAGTTCGGTGGCGAGGGCATCAACACCTGGTTCCACGTGGTGATCATGGAAGGCCGCAACCGCGAGGTGCGCCGCCTGTGGGAATCCCAGGGGCTGACCGTCAGCCGCCTCAAGCGGGTGCGCTACGGCAACATCTTCCTCGACAAGCGGGCCAAGGCCAGCGAATGGGTCGAGCTCTCCCAGGAGGAGATCGACGACCTCGCCGGCATGGCCGGGCTGCCGGCGCGCAAGGTGCCTGAGCTGACCCCGGACGAGAAGAACCGCTGGAGCCGCGACAAGAACAAGCGTCGTCCGGTGCAGGCGATGCGCAAGCCCAAGTCGCGTCGTTAG
- the scpB gene encoding SMC-Scp complex subunit ScpB encodes MTAMEIPDALDEILEAALLAAGEPLSLERLENLFDDHELPPRRALREALGRLETRHQRGAMELLETASGYQLRIRPRLSSWVSRLWDERPQRYSRALLETLALIAYRQPVTRGDIEEVRGVTVSGQIMRTLVERGWVRVVGHRDVPGRPAVYATTRSFLDDFGLKTLDELPPMHELKGFEEAEQTLEDTPPPPQHDLLAQADEPVDEGDEREKTHEEVAETDDRADTATRDDTFEETTAAEASAPAAGKTTAGTADDDHAGTASERTGLSFADLEARLSERARGRVDDDAAPGAESTTSETDD; translated from the coding sequence ATGACCGCCATGGAAATCCCCGATGCCCTGGACGAGATCCTCGAGGCCGCGCTGCTCGCCGCCGGCGAGCCGCTGTCGCTGGAGCGGCTGGAGAACCTGTTCGACGACCATGAGCTGCCGCCCCGGCGCGCCCTGCGCGAGGCCCTGGGGCGCCTCGAGACGCGCCACCAGCGCGGCGCCATGGAGCTGCTGGAAACGGCCTCGGGCTACCAGCTGCGCATCCGGCCGCGGCTCTCGAGCTGGGTCTCGCGGCTGTGGGACGAGCGCCCGCAGCGCTACTCCCGGGCGCTGCTCGAGACCCTGGCGCTGATCGCCTATCGCCAGCCGGTGACCCGCGGCGACATCGAGGAGGTGCGCGGCGTCACCGTCAGCGGCCAGATCATGCGCACCCTGGTCGAGCGCGGCTGGGTGCGGGTGGTGGGGCATCGCGACGTGCCGGGTCGCCCGGCGGTCTACGCCACCACCCGCAGCTTCCTCGACGACTTCGGCCTCAAGACCCTCGACGAGCTGCCGCCGATGCACGAGCTCAAGGGCTTCGAGGAGGCGGAGCAGACCCTCGAGGACACGCCGCCGCCGCCCCAGCACGACCTGCTGGCCCAGGCGGACGAGCCCGTCGACGAGGGCGACGAACGGGAAAAAACGCACGAGGAAGTGGCGGAAACGGACGATCGTGCCGACACTGCCACCCGCGATGACACCTTTGAAGAGACGACCGCCGCCGAGGCTTCCGCGCCTGCGGCCGGCAAGACGACGGCCGGGACGGCCGACGATGACCACGCCGGGACGGCGTCCGAGCGGACAGGCCTGAGCTTCGCCGATCTCGAAGCCCGCCTGTCCGAACGTGCCCGGGGCCGCGTCGACGATGACGCTGCCCCGGGGGCGGAATCCACTACCAGCGAGACTGACGACTGA